A stretch of DNA from Orcinus orca chromosome 3, mOrcOrc1.1, whole genome shotgun sequence:
AAGACCCCATTAAGTCTGCCTCCAACAACCTGCCCAGGCCCGGTCGGCACCACACGCCGAGTTAGGGTCCCAGCGACCGGCCGCCCCGAGGCGCACTTCTCCCACCCCGGAAGAGGAGGGAGGCGAACTTCggagggcgggggctgggggctaGCTCCGGGGACCCCCGCCGCCCCGCTCGCCCCGGGGAAGGGCCCGGGCAGCAACCCGGGTGCAGCCGGAGGGCGCGGGGGAAGGCATAGCTCCTTCCCGCTAACGCAAAGGCAGCGGTCAGGGCGCTCTCCTCTGCTGAAAGGCGCCGGAAAACTGCAGCAAGGCGACAGTGGGGACCCACAGAAGCGTGAGGTGACGGAGGGGTGGCGGAAGCCCGACTTCGCCTGCAACTCCAGGGACGAATGCGCCCGGCGGCACGCACAACCCGCTCGGAAGAGGACTAGGGAAACGGGAGCCGCGAGGTGGCCGGGAGCACGCAGGACGCTGGCCGCGAGTAGGGCCCGCGGTTGCACGGCGGGCGGGAGATGCCGGCGGCAGGGAGGACGGCGGCCGGCTCGCTTCCCCCGGCTCGGCTCTGCAGAAGGAGAAGCGGCTGCTGGTGACAGGAAGAGAGCGGCGGTAGCCGCGCGCGCACGCACCGCCTCCCCCTCCCGAGCACACACCCGGACCCGCTGCTGCCGCCTACCTCCCCCGCCGGCCGGCTTCCTTCCTCTGCGGGGCCCAGGCTGCAGCGGCAGCCTCTTGCGCGCACGGCTCCGATGCGCCCCCGACCAGGCTCCGACCCGCCGGCCGTTCCCGACCCAAGCTCGCCGTCTCCCGACCCGCTCCCCGCCGCCCCGGCCGCGGCCGCCGCTTCCTCCAACTCCGCTCCAGCTGCTCGCGACTCCTTTCCGTGCGCCGGCAGCTCCAGCGCCCGGCGGCCGGCCCCGcctccggccccgcccctcccgccccgcccccgagCCCGCGCCAACCGGCGCCCGCGTCTCCGCCCCTCTCCGCTGGCCCCGCGCCCTCCGCCGCCGCCGTTCACTTTGCGGGCCCCCGAGCCCGGCGGCCAGCCGGGTGGAGCTCCGGCCCTGCGAACCTTTCCTGCTGCCGGGCTCGCCTTCCGCCCCCAGCCGCGGGGATGCCCTGGGCTGCCGGGCCGAGCGCTCTGGCTTTGCGCCCTCCGGGCCGGCCAGGCTGCTGCCTGCCTGCGGCCGAGCCGGCTGCCGGGCGTCTTCGAGACCAGAGGCGGCGGGTCTGGGGAAGATCGAGGACAAATTCAGACTTAGAAGCTGCGTCTCTAAACGCAGTGTCTTGAAACAAACCCCAGCCTCTTTCGAGCCCCCAGCGCCCCAGCGGAGTGGCCGGGACGGGGAGGACTCGGATTCCAGGCTCGCCAAAGCCGGGAGGCCCTGCAATTCATGGCCTCGCCAGCGCGGCCGCGGGAGTGGGCGGAAAATCCTCGCCACCCCGCGTAGCGCCTGGGGGTGAAGGAGGGGTGAAAGGGTGAAGCGGAGGGACGAGCGCCCGCAGCCTGCCTAGAACTCCAGGAGCCTGGCTGGCACTGCCGCCACCGGGAGCCGGCCCGGCCCGCCAGCAGGGCAGAGTTTTATGAGGAGGGCGCACGCTGGCTGATCCCTCGCAGTCCTGAGATGACAGAGCAAATGTAGGTCGCTCAGGCAGACCGTGGCCCCTTGGTTGCTCATGGGGTCGGTGGAGGAAACTCATGTGACTTGTACGGttccttaaatttgttaattttcAAATGCACACTCTTCAGCTAGTCGTCATTATTTTAGTTGCTCAAGAAAAATCTGACGTTGATTCGAACCTTCCTCTGACAGTAGGATGGGATGCCAGCACCCTCTGTTCCTCTTTCGCCCGTGAAAACATGTTGAGTCCGCTTTTTAATAAGCTCTTCCCAGATTCCTCTTTTGCGGTTTTGAGACCTGCACCCGCCCAGCCTACTTGCCCTAGAGCCCTTTTCCCAATTTCCTTGCaagaatattactttttttttttttttttaaaccaagcacTTAGACTTTTGTCAAACTTTGAATTTGGTGCTTTATTCCTCTGGGCGTTGGAAGTAAAGAATATCCTG
This window harbors:
- the LOC105748058 gene encoding collagen alpha-2(I) chain-like, whose amino-acid sequence is MLLCKILSKKPAPYCWAGPSSLAPRYKKPGFPGCSKTPLSLPPTTCPGPVGTTRRVRVPATGRPEAHFSHPGRGGRRTSEGGGWGLAPGTPAAPLAPGKGPGSNPGAAGGRGGRHSSFPLTQRQRSGRSPLLKGAGKLQQGDSGDPQKREVTEGWRKPDFACNSRDECARRHAQPARKRTRETGAARWPGARRTLAASRARGCTAGGRCRRQGGRRPARFPRLGSAEGEAAAGDRKRAAVAARARTASPSRAHTRTRCCRLPPPPAGFLPLRGPGCSGSLLRARLRCAPDQAPTRRPFPTQARRLPTRSPPPRPRPPLPPTPLQLLATPFRAPAAPAPGGRPRLRPRPSRPAPEPAPTGARVSAPLRWPRALRRRRSLCGPPSPAASRVELRPCEPFLLPGSPSAPSRGDALGCRAERSGFAPSGPARLLPACGRAGCRASSRPEAAGLGKIEDKFRLRSCVSKRSVLKQTPASFEPPAPQRSGRDGEDSDSRLAKAGRPCNSWPRQRGRGSGRKILATPRSAWG